The Brachionichthys hirsutus isolate HB-005 chromosome 8, CSIRO-AGI_Bhir_v1, whole genome shotgun sequence genome contains a region encoding:
- the pfdn5 gene encoding prefoldin subunit 5: protein MATNLTDLSLPQLEGLKSQLDQEIEFLTSSIGQLKVVQGKYVEAKDSLNVLNKNNKGKELLVPMSSSMYVPGSLNDVDNVLVDVGTGYYVEKNVEDSKAFFKRKLEFLTKQIEKIQPALQEKHAMKQAVIEVMNLKIQQLQQSQQTSQLAGTVKA from the exons ATGGCTACCAATCTTACAGACCTCTCCCTGCCTCAGCTGGAGGGACTGAAGAGCCAGCTGGATCAG GAGATTGAGTTCTTGACGTCTTCAATAGGTCAGTTAAAAGTTGTCCAGGGCAAGTACGTGGAAGCAAAAGACAGTTTGAACGTcctgaataaaaacaacaaag GAAAAGAATTGCTTGTGCCGATGAGCAGCTCC ATGTACGTCCCTGGGTCACTAAATGATGTGGACAATGTTTTGGTGGATGTCGGCACAGGATACTATGTGGAAAAG AACGTAGAAGACTCAAAGGCATTCTTCAAACGCAAACTAGAGTTCCTTACAAAGCAGATAGAGAAAATACAGCCAGCCCTTCAGGAAAAACATGCCATGAAACAAG CGGTGATTGAAGTAATGAACTTGAAGATCCAGCAACTGCAACAGAGTCAGCAGACGTCACAGTTGGCTGGAACCGTCAAGGCTTAA
- the LOC137897990 gene encoding peroxisomal succinyl-coenzyme A thioesterase-like, translated as MIPFVAVHRSLVFSHRIVGGWRWKSTKRQGPLLSAAPVRPLVDEQICITGRFLPPHCPVTLLAQMHSDEGDLWEAFAHYNTKADGTVNLTRDHSVGGSYLGCEPMGLFWGLQPAPGAREGLRLRKQNVETPFVTLVSLLEGHVSPSEGRDTELAATAIERWYLAPGVRRTEIRQDGIVATLFLPPGPGPFPAMMDLLGFGGGLMEYRAALFASRGYASLALAYKGHKDLPGPRKLMNVGDSYFKSAFQLLQNHRQVCADRVGIIGTSFGAYLTLRTATQTGVNPACLICINGAVGSNIKLLDAEGRTETYECEKKYWWYDNEGSVSFRDSSFPGNLDPGSKLKMERIACPVMCISSEDDLSIAARENATLLEETLSAAGKSQLFTHSSYPGAGHLIEPPYTPNSRVSLWSVRPEKLVALSGGHLAPHAAAQEDAWKKILEFMETNL; from the exons ATGATTCCATTTGTTGCAGTGCACAGGAGTCTGGTATTTTCACATCGTATCGTGG GAGGATGGCGCTGGAAGAGCACCAAGAGACAAGGTCCCCTCCTGTCAGCGGCTCCTGTTCGGCCCCTGGTGGACGAACAGATCTGCATTACAGGACGCTTCCTGCCCCCCCACTGCCCCGTTACACTACTTGCACAGATGCACAGTGACGAGGGCGACCTGTGGGAGGCATTTGCACATTATAATACAAAAGCAGACGGAACTGTCAACT TAACCAGGGACCATTCAGTTGGGGGCTCATATTTGGGCTGTGAACCAATGGGTCTGTTCTGGGGACTGCAGCCGGCTCCTGGAGCAAGAGAAGGTTTAAG GCTAAGAAAACAAAACGTCGAGACTCCGTTTGTCACGCTGGTGTCCTTACTGGAGGGACATGTCTCACCCAGTGAGGGACGGGACACTGAGCTGGCTGCTACAGCCATTGAGCGTTGGTACCTGGCACCAGGTGTGCGTAGAACAGAGATTCGCCAGGATGGTATTGTAGCGACGCTGTTTTTGCCGCCGG GTCCAGGCCCATTTCCAGCCATGATGGACCTATTGGGATTTGGGGGGGGACTGATGGAGTACCGCGCTGCCTTGTTCGCGTCCAGAGGCTATGCAAGCCTGGCCCTTGCCTACAAAGGGCACAAAGATTTACCTGGACCAAGAAAGCTCATGAATGTTGGTGATTCCTATTTCAAG TCGgccttccagctcctccagaatCACCGTCAGGTCTGTGCAGACAGAGTTGGGATCATCGGCACGTCCTTTGGAGCCTACCTGACTCTTCGAACCGCCACTCAGACCGGCGTCAAC CCAGCCTGTTTAATTTGCATCAATGGTGCTGTTGGAAGCAATATCAAGCTCTTGGATGCAGAGGGTAGAACTGAAACATATGAATG TGAGAAGAAATATTGGTGGTATGATAACGAAGGATCCGTCAGTTTCAGAGACTCCTCCTTTCCTGGTAACCTTGACCCTGGGAGCAAATTGAAG ATGGAGCGAATCGCATGTCCGGTTATGTGCATATCGAGTGAAGATGACCTTTCCATTGCCGCCAGAGAGAATGCAACGCTG TTAGAGGAGACCCTCAGTGCTGCAGGCAAATCCCAGCTGTTCACCCATTCCTCATATCCTGGTGCCGGCCACCTGATTGAACCACCTTACACCCCAAACTCCAGAGTATCCCTGTGGAGCGTCAGACCCGAAAAAT TGGTCGCTCTCTCTGGAGGTCATTTAGCACCTCATGCTGCCGCCCAGGAAGATGCCTGGAAAAAGATTCTTGAATTTATGGAGACAAATCTGTGA
- the LOC137898683 gene encoding protein S100-B-like produces MKASEDNMSELERGMLTVIRVFHKYSGQKCKLKKAELKALINSEMSNFIKKIQENDTLDELFADLDQNRDLEIDFKEFIALIAMVTSACDELFTPTYHND; encoded by the exons ATGAAG GCTTCGGAGGACAACATGTCCGAGCTGGAGAGGGGCATGCTCACTGTTATCCGGGTTTTTCACAAATATTCAGGTCAGAAGTGCAAGCTGAAGAAGGCAGAGCTCAAAGCGCTCATCAACAGTGAGATGAGTAACTTCATAAAG AAAATCCAAGAGAACGACACTCTGGATGAGCTCTTTGCCGATCTTGACCAGAACAGAGACTTGGAGATTGACTTCAAAGAGTTCATCGCACTGATTGCCATGGTGACATCAGCATGCGACGAACTCTTCACCCCAACCTACCACAATGATTAG
- the inpp1 gene encoding inositol polyphosphate 1-phosphatase produces MADLLRLLLRVAEKAANVARLCRQEAPLFQLLVQEKTGDDKNKKFVQDFKTLADVVIQEMIRHDVGAQFPEMAAFIHGEESNKFENGLGESVVVTVCGGEEETAALLASVLDDDRTAAALLARAIHQDPATVDAHLDDVTVPLSPSELAIWIDPIDATSQYIEGREEVLEEGRLSPSGLHCALVLIGVYLRSTGEAVMGVVNQPFNRKDPAGAGWRGKHFWGVSRGGVNICSESRPKDSPGAALSAVLSSGERQAVKEALAALCGPPDRLMYASGAGFKLLCVIQGLADVYVLSEGSTFKWDSCAPHALLRALGGGVADLANCLQAGPGGHPAELTYHRPRAESKGAERWANSGGLVAYRDLSRLRSVVGALKGKV; encoded by the exons ATGGCCGacctgctgaggctgctgctccgggtGGCCGAGAAGGCAGCGAACGTGGCTCGGCTCTGCAGGCAGGAGGCGCCGCTCTTCCAGCTCCTCGTCCAGGAGAAGACCGGAGATGACAAGAACAAGAAGTTCGTCCAGGACTTCAAAACCCTCGCTGATGTGGTGATCCAGGAGATGATCCGGCACGACGTTGGTGCTCAG TTCCCGGAGATGGCCGCCTTCATTCACGGAGAGGAGTCCAATAAGTTCGAGAACGGCCTCG GAGAGAGCGTGGTCGTCACGGTGtgcggcggcgaggaggagacggcggcgCTTCTGGCCTCCGTGCTGGACGATGATcgcacggcggcggcgctaCTGGCCCGAGCCATCCACCAGGACCCAGCGACCGTCGACGCCCACCTGGATGACGTCACGGTGCCCCTCAGCCCCTCCGAGCTCGCCATCTGGATCGACCCCATAG ACGCCACCAGTCAGTACATCGAGGGCcgggaggaggtgctggaggaagGCCGCCTGTCCCCGTCTGGGCTTCACTGCGCTCTGGTTCTGATCGGGGTTTATCTCCGGAGCACCGGCGAGGCCGTCATGGGCGTCGTCAACCAGCCGTTCAACCGCAAAGACCCTGCAGGCGCCGG CTGGAGGGGGAAGCACTTCTGGGGCGTGTCTCGCGGCGGCGTCAACATCTGCTCCGAGTCCCGTCCCAAAGACAGCCCTGGGGCGGCGCTGTCTGCGGTTCTGAGCTCCGGCGAGCGGCAGGCGGTGAAGGAGGCCCTGGCCGCCCTGTGCGGCCCCCCCGACAGGCTGATGTACGCCTCTGGAGCCGGCTTCAAGCTGCTGTGCGTCATTCAGGGCCTGGCCGACGTTTACGTCCTCTCGGAGGGAAGCACCTTCAAGTGGGACTCGTGCGCGCCTCACGCCCTGCTCCGAGCGCTCGGAGGGGGGGTGGCGGACCTGGCGAACTGTCTGCAGGCCGGCCCTGGTGGTCACCCGGCGGAACTGACCTACCACCGGCCCCGCGCCGAGAGCAAGGGCGCAGAGCGCTGGGCTAACTCCGGCGGCCTGGTGGCTTACAGAGACCTGTCCCGGCTCCGGAGCGTTGTGGGGGCGCTGAAAGGGAAGGTGTGA
- the dnajc14 gene encoding dnaJ homolog subfamily C member 14, with protein MEREPAEKETDAFAETDDEMTDGESTSVTCSSQWGGRRSRGDCEHENEIADFKSQDSLNPETPQDCESGDANYAASPEATEDAEEASEGFEDDTAVDPENSHVINQEEDDAAKEQHMNGQSDWKNEGEGPGRRFKLRSSGSFSEQTGQSAFSSVQKGNVASSGGRHKQTRRRNHHHHQQSRGRRRTGSQLALAFREMLSESLSFWCVSCVHMMIEIIVTLTHNCGICVEAGVVKLYNVGRRLLLKITDVAGMKADASRILQRTKCTGTVLISRTVQTVKWGKTAALHYVRLFCASVVLGTQWAKVFLVRLAGERGQRYWTRFQESRFWKGVASLVEEVQNRFRRDVRFARSGPGSPGRAGRAQPGQELQRLLALAEVPEDELDPFTVLGVEVHATDAELKRAYRQLAVQVHPDKNKHPRAGEAFKVLRAAWDIVSNPETRREFELKRMAATELSKSMNELLTKLQDNLKEAMNTMMCTKCEGKHRRFEMDREPAAARFCAECNSRHGAEEGDLWAESSMLGLRITYFACMDGKVYDITEWAGCQRIKISPDTHRVPYHISFGSKNSSNPARHRTPSEHATGPTNPADLQDFFNRIFKGGPPSDMAPNGGFFPSGPPHHQPPGSGMPTFSPPPDQTGFYMPTSHRPESGETWAESGRPPRRRKKVRKPFQR; from the exons ATGGAGCGAGAACCCGCTGAGAAGGAGACGGATGCGTTTGCAGAGACTGATGATGAGATGACTGATGGCGAGTCCACCTCAGTCACCTGTTCTAGTCAGTGGGGGGGCAGACGCAGCCGTGGTGACTGCGAGCACGAGAACGAAATAGCCGATTTCAAATCTCAGGACAGCCTAAATCCAGAAACTCCACAAGACTGTGAAAGTGGTGACGCAAATTATGCAGCATCTCCAGAGGCCACAGAGGATGCCGAGGAGGCTTCAGAGGGGTTTGAGgacgacaccgctgttgatccTGAGAATTCACACGTTATAAATCAAGAAGAGGACGACGCTGCGAAGGAGCAGCACATGAATGGCCAGTCTGACTGGAAGAACGAAGGCGAAGGGCCTGGAAGGAGGTTCAAACTCAGGAGCAGCGGCTCGTTCTCGGAGCAGACCGGTCAAAGCGCTTTTTCCTCGGTGCAGAAAGGAAATGTCGCGTCGAGTGGCGGTCGACACAAACAGACCCGCAGGCGtaaccaccatcaccaccagcaGAGCAGAGGCCGCAGGCGAACGGGCAGTCAGCTCGCGTTGGCCTTCAGGGAGATGCTGTCGGAGTCGCTGAGCTTCTGGTGCGTCTCCTGCGTCCACATGATGATTGAAATTATCGTCACCTTAACTCACAATTGTGGCATCTGTGTCGAGGCTGGAGTCGTTAAACTCTACAACGTAGGGCGGCGTCTCCTTTTGAAGATCACAGACGTGGCAGGGATGAAGGCGGACGCTAGCCGGATTCTACAAAGGACAAAATGCACGGGAACGGTCTTGATATCTAGAACTGTTCAGACGGTGAAGTGGGGAAAGACGGCTGCCTTGCACTACGTGAGGCTCTTCTGCGCGTCGGTTGTTCTCGGTACCCAGTGGGCAAAGGTCTTCTTAGTCCGCCTTGCTGGGGAGAGGGGACAACGCTATTGGACACGTTTCCAGGAGTCGAGGTTTTGGAAAGGGGTGGCGTCCCTCGTCGAAGAAGTTCAAAATAGGTTCAGGAGGGATGTCCGTTTTGCACGCTCCGGCCCCGGGTCACCTGGCAGAGCGGGGAGAGCCCAGCCGGGCCAGGAGCTGCAGCGGCTGCTGGCTTTGGCTGAGGTACCGGAAGACGAGCTCGACCCCTTCACGGTGCTCGGCGTGGAGGTGCACGCCACCGACGCGGAGCTGAAAAGGGCTTACAGACAGCTGGCTGTCCAG GTTCATCCGGATAAGAATAAACACCCACGAGCTGGAGAGGCGTTCAAAGTCCTGAGGGCAGCGTGGGATATTGTCAGTAACCCAGAGACACGGCGAGAGTTTGAGTT GAAGCGTATGGCAGCAACTGAGCTCTCAAAGTCTATGAATGAGCTTCTCACTAAACTGCAGGACAACCTGAAGGAAGCCATGAACACCATGATGTGTACCAAATGCGAAGGCAAACACAG GCGGTTCGAGATGGATCGCgaacctgctgcagcccggtTCTGTGCAGAGTGCAACAGTCGCCATGGCGCCGAGGAGGGGGACCTGTGGGCTGAATCCAGCATGTTGGGCCTACGGATCACATACTTTGCCTGTATGGATGGAAAGGTTTATGACATTACAG AGTGGGCAGGTTGCCAGAGAATAAAGATTTCCCCCGACACGCACCGTGTGCCCTATCACATCTCGTTTGGCTCAAAGAACAGCAGCAACCCCGCACGACACAG GACTCCCTCAGAACACGCCACAGGTCCAACCAACCCCGCAGATCTGCAGGACTTCTTCAACCGCATCTTCAAGGGGGGGCCTCCGAGCGACATGGCTCCCAATGGGGGCTTCTTCCCTTCAGGTCCGCCTCATCACCAGCCGCCTGGTTCTgggatgcccacattctccccTCCCCCCGACCAGACAGGCTTCTACATGCCCACGTCTCACCGGCCAGAGTCCGGTGAGACGTGGGCCGAGAGCGGCAGACCTcccaggaggagaaagaaagtcCGGAAACCCTTCCAGAGGTAG
- the nab2 gene encoding NGFI-A-binding protein 2, protein MSLPRTLGELQLYRVLQRANLLAYYDTFIQQGGDDVQQLCEAAEDEFLEIMALVGMATKPLHVRRLQKALRDWAANPALFSQPAPLGGIPLFKVDGTGSAGTKKSVSNGQPGSPSEREDRACLTPMHSGSPRSPCSQASPQPPDPHYRDKLSPMEPHWLSPEPERNCPGIEEEPPSPPLLSTCPPGPSTSPSPSASFAPAAPSAWPGGQLDGETARAVFESVERLLRTLPRSDPAEVKTLLGMNKKMAKTVGHIFKMGPQDENKEEEIRKYSLIYGRFDSKRREGKQLTHHELIINEAAARFCIRDNALLLRRVELFSLARQVARKCAYTSTLKHARPNTDENGLLSQKRVRHEVIVPDGVEASEGLTQRPDEDNASPENLESISHDIDSQCNQSPSPRPHVDASNSASWSRHLIQQTLMDEGLRLARMVSHDRAGKISLGSEGTPSTDLDGKMERRSLITACRSSSPCVNKDDSHHCRK, encoded by the exons ATGTCTCTGCCGCGCACACTTGGGGAGCTGCAGCTCTATCGGGTCCTTCAGAGGGCCAACCTGCTGGCCTATTATGACACCTTCATCCAGCAAGGGGGTGACGATGTGCAGCAGCTCTGTGAGGCAGCGGAGGACGAGTTCCTGGAGATCATGGCGCTAGTTGGAATGGCCACCAAGCCGCTGCATGTGCGTCGGCTGCAGAAGGCCCTCCGAGACTGGGCGGCAAATCCTGCCCTTTTCAGCCAGCCCGCCCCTCTTGGGGGCATCCCACTCTTTAAAGTAGACGGAACGGGCTCCGCTGGAACGAAGAAGTCTGTGAGCAATGGGCAGCCCGGGTCCCCTTCAGAAAGGGAGGATCGGGCGTGTCTTACCCCAATGCACAGTGGGAGTCCCAGAAGCCCTTGCTCCCAGGCGTCCCCACAGCCACCGGACCCCCACTACAGAGACAAGCTGTCCCCCATGGAGCCACACTGGCTCAGCCCAGAGCCGGAAAGAAACTGCCCTGGAATAGAGGAGGAGCCACCCAGTCCACCTCTGCTGTCGACATGCCCCCCAGGTCCTTCCACATCTCCAAGCCCCTCTGCCTCTTTCGCCCCCGCAGCACCGTCAGCCTGGCCGGGAGGACAGCTGGACGGGGAGACAGCGCGGGCGGTTTTCGAGAGCGTGGAGAGGCTCCTGCGGACGCTGCCCCGGTCGGATCCCGCCGAGGTGAAGACACTCCTTGGGATGAACAAGAAGATGGCAAAGACTGTGGGCCACATCTTCAAAATGGGGCCCCAGGatgagaacaaagaagaagagatcAGGAAGTACAGCCTCATTTATGGGCGCTTCGACTCCAAGCGGAGAGAAGGGAAGCAGCTCACACATCATGAG CTGATCATCAATGAAGCCGCAGCCCGGTTCTGCATACGAGACAACGCGCTCCTGCTCAGGCGGGTGGAACTCTTTTCTTTGGCGAGGCAGGTTGCGAGAAAATGTGCCTACACCTCCACACTAAAGCACGCAAG GCCAAACACAGACGAGAACGGCCTCCTGTCCCAGAAGAGAGTCAGGCATGAG GTGATCGTGCCCGACGGCGTGGAGGCATCAGAGGGCTTGACCCAGAGGCCAGACGAGGACAACGCGTCTCCAGAAAACCTGGAGAGTATCTCCCACG ACATCGACTCACAGTGCAACCagtccccctccccccgtccCCACGTCGACGCCTCCAACTCTGCCAGCTGGAGCCGCCATCTCATACAGCAAACGCTGATGGACGAAGGGCTGCGGTTGGCTCGAATGGTGTCACATGATCGCGCTGGCAAGATTAGCCTCGGCTCAGAAGGAACTCCCTCCACAG ACCTTGATGGTAAGATGGAGAGGCGGAGTTTGATAACGGCGTGTAGGAGCAGTAGCCCCTGCGTCAACAAAGACGACTCTCATCACTGCAGGAAGTGA
- the zgc:113184 gene encoding uncharacterized protein zgc:113184, whose amino-acid sequence MEDAYKELYEQFLNLKSLCLKQAALLHELSTALQKYQGATVPNGALSDVIPAFLEDRPHLQAATAQNPAEHSGIDCFSKNTGAFSDLLAEDISKLSVEWPFQKKENWDQAQPLLSRDSCMLQVSKHLLQTDRLGEDVPTRAMRTPAEGRTPLAGHCPGQCEGLLLSDVALQSHVCEFCQAVFPGDTTTRGEFLRHLYTHVT is encoded by the exons ATGGAGGACGCGTACAAAGAACTGTATGAACAGTTTCTCAATCTAAAGTCACTTTGCCTGAAGCAAGCAGCATTGTTGCACGAACTCTCGACAGCGCTGCAGAAATATCAAG GTGCAACTGTTCCCAATGGAGCGCTGAGTGATGTGATTCCTGCGTTCCTCGAGGATCGGCCTCACCTACAAGCAGCCACAGCACAGAACCCTGCAGAACATTCTGGCATTGACTGCTTCTCCAAAAACACGGGGGCTTTCTCTGATCTCCTCGCCGAGGATATATCCAAGCTCAGTGTGGAATGGCCTTTTCAGAAAAAAGAGAATTGGGATCAAGCTCAGCCCCTGCTAAGTCGTGACTCCTGTATGTTGCAAGTCTCAAAACATCTGTTGCAAACAGACCGTCTCGGTGAAGATGTGCCAACGCGTGCAATGAGG ACGCCTGCAGAAGGCCGCACGCCACTCGCCGGCCACTGTCCAGGCCAGTGTGAGGGATTGCTGCTGTCGGACGTGGCGCTGCAGTCACACGTTTGTGAGTTCTGCCAGGCGGTTTTCCCCGGAGACACAACCACCAGAGGAGAGTTCCTACGACACCTTTACACCCATGTCACCTAG